Genomic DNA from Piliocolobus tephrosceles isolate RC106 unplaced genomic scaffold, ASM277652v3 unscaffolded_26348, whole genome shotgun sequence:
TGCTCTTTGACATTTAACTGTTCCATGGCTCGTGAGCCCTGGAGGAACCTGTGTACAGGTCTCAGTACATCTTCATAAGAATCACCGTTATCCACCTCCACCACAACTCCAAAATCATTTCCTCCAGAAGGCCGGAATTCTACCTTTCTGCCAAAGAAAGGAGTCGGGGGGATCCTGCCCGCTCCCCACCTCACAGGGGCCAACGTGAGCCCAGGCTGAATCCAAATCTCCCTTTGGTCATGGCCATTGTCTACTCTGCACTTGCCTGCTGAGGCCAAGGCCGCAGCACTGGGCCCGAGGAGGATGCCCTGGAACCTGTCTTTTGTTCATGGGCAGATGCCCACTGTTTGCTGTCTGCCAGCATCTTATCCCAGTTGCTCTGCTCAAGGGAACAGGTCTGCCAGTACCTTCTGCATTGGCAACAGTATGGGAGCAATGTTGCAGGCTCAGAAACATTGTTGTTTGCTTGGTCCACCGTGGGAAAGCCAGGACCTAGGATTTTCAGGACTGATGGAGGGTGCTGGGTAGTTAAGTTTCTGGGGAATGTGTTGTGATGGGGAAGTCCACTTGTCTTGGAAAGAAATGCTCACTCCACACATACGATTCCTCCAAGATGCCTGGCAATGGGGCCCCAGCCcttcaaaataaagggacagaCTGCCACAGCTAGTCCTGAAAGTgcagattaattttattttcccacaCCTCCTCACCTGACCCCGGCATGTTCCCTGTCACTCCTACCCTGCGATGTGTCCGAGTTTGAAAACACAAGACTTTCCCAAGGTTGGGCAGAGCCCCAGCTCTCCTGGAGATGGGATCTTTCCCTGTAGCACAGCAGTGTGGGCTTCAGACTTGGCAGGCCCTGGGTCCACCTGCAAGGCTGCCAATGACCAGCCAGCTGATCCTGGCAACTTGCTTGTGAGATCTGAGTTAgggttttctcctctgtaaactCGGCCTGACCTGGTGGCACCTCCCTTGCAGGACTACTGCAGTTAGAGACAACGCATGAAAACAGCAATCAAAGTGCCTGGAACAATTTAGGCACTCGGTAAATGCCAGCTGCCATGTTTGCTAGGCTTTGGGCAGCTTGGGGCTCTCTATCCTTGAGTGCTCCTAACAACTGGAGTGTTCTAGGACCCAGAAACTCAATCCCTTTTTAGAGGCATCCTTGCACCTAAAACTGCAGCTTTCCCACTTGCTTTGTGGAACCTCCGCTGGGGTGGGGCCAGTTTGGGTTTCAGATTTACCCAGCAAGAGGCTTGCACCTGGATGTCTCATCTGGATGCCCCGCAAAGCTCAAAGAATTTTTGTAAATGGCACagtgaatgttttcttttcctctccaccTTCCAGAAGCCCCTTTCCCTGCCTCTCCCTCACCCCTGTCTTTCATTTCACAGCCACCGGAAGTCCCGCCCTTCTTCAGCCTTTATCTAACCAAAGGAAGGTTAACTCTTTGCAGTACTCCTGTAGTGTGTTAGGGAGACTGAACCTGCAGGCCACAAGAAAATAAGCCTGGTCCATTGATCGCGTACTCCTTGCGCTAGGGCAGGTCACCCATCACCCAATCCCTTGTTTCCCAATCCCCTGCAGAGCCTCCTGCCTGAGGCCTTCAGGATTCCAGCAGTTATCTCTCTGACAGGGCAGCTGGAGGTATTCTCCCAGTCTTTCTCCTCTTATACTGCTGGTTCTCTGACTGAATTAAGCTTCTTGCCCCGTACTTGCAAAGAACCATTTTAGACCATTGGATGATAATTTGCCACCAGAGCCAGAGAAAGCATGGACTCACACAGGGTTGGAGAAGACATTACCTCTTCCCCCGAGCTAGCTGGAGGAGCATCCTGTTTAATGGGCAGTAATTACACTGACCTGTCAGAGATAATATGTGACATGCTTCTGGGACAGGCGGGTGCTCAACAAATCATTTTACTCTGCAGCTCTCCCACTTACTAGCTGACTGACCTGGGGCTCACTGACTGCTGTAAGCCCCCTTGGATAAAAGGGCGGGTCGGGGGAGGAATGTAATCCGGCCTGGTCCCCAGAAGGATTGGATGCTGTGGCCAGGGTTACTCACACCTCTTCCCCTGCCTTCATGTGGTGTTTCTTTTGAAGACAGAGACCTTGAGAGTGCACTAGCAGGCAGAGACAGGCAGCAGGGTGGCCTAGAGGAAAGCACTCTGGGTTTGCAGGGAATGGACATAGGGTCTTGTCTAGGATCTCTCTCTTGCCACTTCTGTGGCTCTAGATGGGAAAGTCACCGAGAAACCTGGACCTCAGATTCCCACCTTGCTTACCTCTGGAGGTGGTATTGATAGATACGACTCCTCCCAGGGCAAAGAACAGGCCTTTTGATTTTCTGCAGCTCCAGTTTCTGTCACACTGTCTGAGTCCCAGAAGGCGCTCACCATTTTCCGGCTTGCTGAATGAATATGGAGCTGCTGATGGGGTCATAGTTACTGCTTTTGTTTGAAGCCTCCTTGGCCTGCAGGCTGAGGAGAGCGGGTCCCTGGGCCTTCTCCAGAAGGTCATTTGCTAGCCTACCCTGCACCTGGTAACGTCACTTTGCACACAGCTGGAAGCAGGGTAAGCCTGGATGTCAAGAAGGAAGAAGGTAGCCTGACCACTCTTGTGTGTGTTATAGCTGCTAACCATGAGCCCCTCTAGGTTGGGCACTTGTCACTGGTGCTCCCCAGCACGGGACCCAATTCATGCAGTGCTTAGCTCTTGGAGAAAAGGTGGTAGGATTTGGGCCTGATCCCACATGACTTAGTATAGCATGGGCCTTCATGCCAGGTACCAATCCGGACTTACTCCATTGGCCGAAGGTGAGAGTGAAAATACTAATGTCCCCTTGCCCCCTTggacacacacacttttaaacaatgtGTGCGCCCTAACGAACCGTAGTTCCTGAGAGAAGTGCAAGGTTACCTTTCGGAGATGCCACAGGTGGAGCCTTTTCTCTGGCTCATCCAGTATCTCAGAAGCTCTGCTTTTCTATAGCCTTTTCTCGAATTATTTCAgggttgttattattattaatcatttttattgcCATTAGTTTAAAGTCACCCACCCTTTGAGGGTCTGTCCTGCGCACGTCTTCCCTTGCCTCATTCCTTGTTCTCTACTTTCCCCTTCATATAACCTTAATAGTTCAGTGAAGAATTTATTTCCAAACGTCCACGCTGCCTTCGGTGTCTCCATTTTTActccctctccttcttctctATTATTTCCAAACCTCAGATTGTCCCCTCACCAAGATTTTCTGAAGGCCCcaccttttttttatttccaaagtacCCCATGGCAACCTTTTCCCCTGCACCCAccccttccctctgccctccTCCTCTCAAGATGATTTATGTGTATTTTCTACTTCCGTGGCAGGCACCCTGTGATGTCCCTTTCTTTTTGCCAGTGCTCCCTCCCCTATGCTGGGTGGAGTATCCAATCAAATATCtaatacattatattttcatCATATATTCTGATCATATATTTCAGTCCCCCCAAACTTACTTAAGTGTCTCTTGAATTTTCACACATCCTGTGATGCTCCCTTCCCTGGCCCCCTCCCCAAGACAGGTCACATaatgttttctacattttcatgGCACTTCAGTCTCGGACTCTATCCCAGCATTACTGCACTGCCAGTTTACCTATTTTTCTCTCCCACATAATTTAGAACATTCCTTGGACCTGGAGGATGTGTACTAGGGAGTATCCCTAGAATCTACACTGGTGCCTCACATAACAGGTGGTCAGAAAATGCGCAAGATGTACTAGTcgttatgcttttatttttctctatgttcTTCAGTAACCAAGGAAAATCATGGTAAATGTCAATCTTCACACAACAGTAGACACAAAGCGTTTCAGAAACGTCATATATGAAGAAATCCTCCATCCTTCTTCAACCTTTTACTGGGTATTTCAACTTCAAAAGAACAGTTCATTCCTATAAGTGCTGTACAAGATCAGAGAATATGATGGAACGACTTCATTTTAGAACGGTAGCAAAACTAAATGTCAATgacaggaaacaaagaaaaaaaatctgttcaattatatttttaaacatattgttATTCTCAAcaaacagagttttaaaaagagtACAATTTTCCATTATCAAAAGCAAACACTCTAATTTGCAGTTAAACAATGATCACTGATCACAAGTATCAAATACAGTGTCCCCCGCCCCCAATCCACATCATTTTCAACTTAGGACCCTGGCCATCTACTCTTTGGGGTACCTGTGACTTTCTTTTCCACCCCCCAAGGGTCTGCCTCAGATCTACTTAGGGGGCGGAATAACCCCTAGCACCTGAATTGAGGATAGCCTCAACCTCTGCATCATCGTCCGAATCCCAGTCATAATTACAAGGCCAGTCTTTAGAGCATCGGTTACGAACCCTTGCCACAAAATGCATGACTTTCAGTTTGCTGGATTCCACGTGTGCTCGGGGCCCCCAGAAGAACTCGTACTCCACCGGACTGCTACGGGGCACCGGCTTATAAATCAGGTACCCTCTGCGCACAAACTCTTCTGTGACGATCTTCTTCGGATCTCCAAAGATGCTGTGCTGTCGTCCAGGCTGCATTCCTAACTTCCCCAGCACTTTCCAGACCAGAGCTTCCTTGGCGCTGTTGCCCATGATGAAGATGAGCGCTAATATGGACATCAGGAGACTTTTCTTGGTGCCCTGAAAATTGCTCCGGGGCACCGAAGGCTTTTGTGCTTGGGCAGTGCTCGAGGCTTCTTCAGGGGTGGTAGAGGCCTCCTCTGGAGTGCTGGGGTCTTCCTCGGGGCCGCTCAAGTCGTCTTCGGGGGTGCTCGCTACCACGGAGGCGGCCATGGGGGTCTCGGAGGCCTCCGAGGCCTGGATTTTGCGATTGTTGCGGTTCTCTTCTGCGGCTCTAGCATTACGGCGGCGCCTACTCTTTCGTCCCCGAGGCATGTCTC
This window encodes:
- the MAGEH1 gene encoding melanoma-associated antigen H1, which codes for MPRGRKSRRRRNARAAEENRNNRKIQASEASETPMAASVVASTPEDDLSGPEEDPSTPEEASTTPEEASSTAQAQKPSVPRSNFQGTKKSLLMSILALIFIMGNSAKEALVWKVLGKLGMQPGRQHSIFGDPKKIVTEEFVRRGYLIYKPVPRSSPVEYEFFWGPRAHVESSKLKVMHFVARVRNRCSKDWPCNYDWDSDDDAEVEAILNSGARGYSAP